In one Diabrotica virgifera virgifera chromosome 5, PGI_DIABVI_V3a genomic region, the following are encoded:
- the LOC126884421 gene encoding uncharacterized protein LOC126884421 yields the protein MCAFKVEHLLVDELDYELNIRDVVPEESATVDRKRNLLRGALKQEAGNRSFLQISAAHIPFEEQQKRISETLDSLSKKIEKFRGTVNDAEYARLTSRLAHISGRVHLLHCATEEQEPFKKSVSLRILTLEGELDSRVNPVATSTPNAPVNVSSFTYPKPVQVHKWGISFSGEKQHTDVMSFLERVECLRVSRGVSEEDLFAASAELFTGPAFTWFMNNRGSFSCWLDLIKRLKSDFLPYSFQDDLLDQIKNHKQKPGESVTMFINTILGMCSRLDTPLSDLSKIKIILKCLLPFYHQQLALMDIQNIDDLTVKCKRLEETLSWSSQPPSTSRSSSNSSSQPTSFRQRSWQNKGHEHNVSVVSSVVCWNCGQVGHPFYNCRIPQTRIFCHGCGLENTLKRNCSKCSGNEMSEFRPLSVSPSTSQSGNQTPSGNETVGPSTPSNSNPSSSRKGKRVPFKKQAHTTNQNQSRD from the coding sequence atgtgtgcttttaaagtggaacatcttctggtggacgaATTGGACTATGAGTTGAATATTAGGGACGTAGTACCAGAGGAGTCGGCAACAGTCGATAGAAAACGCAATCTTCTGCGGGGTGCTTTAAAACAAGAAGCAGGCAATAGgagttttctccaaatttcagctgCACATAttccttttgaggaacaacagAAAAGAATCTCTGAAACATTagacagcttgtctaaaaaaatcgagAAGTTTCGGGGAACTGTAAATGATGCAGAATAcgcgcgattaacatctcgttTAGCCCATATTTCTGGCCGTGTACACTTGTTACACTGTGCTACTGAAGAACAGGAACCTTTTAAGAAGTCTGTTTCTCTTAGAATATTAACcctagagggtgaacttgattctagagttaaccccgtagctacctctactcctaatgctcccGTCAACGTATCTAGCTTCACCTACCCCAAACCTgtgcaagtacacaaatggggtatttcattttctggtgaaaaacagcacactgatgtaATGTCGtttttagaaagggttgaatgtcttcgtGTGTCTAGAGGTGTCtctgaagaggatttgtttgctgcttctgctgaACTGTTCACCGGTCCAgcttttacatggtttatgaataaTAGGGGTAGTTTTTCTTGTTGGTTGGATCTGATTAAAAGgttgaagtcagattttcttccttACTCATTCCAGGACGATTTACTAgatcaaattaaaaatcataagcagaaacctggggaatctgttactatgtttattaatactatattaggtatgtgtagtcgtctagacactcctttgtcagatttatctaaaattaaaattatccTTAAGTGTCTATTACCCTTTTACCATCAACAATTAGCTCTgatggacattcagaacattgatgacctcactgtaaagtgcaaacgtttggaggaaacgttatcctggtcttctcaacctccatccacatctaGATCCTCTTCTaattcttcttctcagccaacttcctttaggcaacgttcttggcaaaataagggtcatgaacataatgtttctGTTGTTAGTTCTGTTGTCTGCTGGAATTGTGGTCAGGTTGGCCACCCGTTTTACAATTGTAGGATTCCTCAAACccgtattttctgccatggttgtggcctagagaacacccttaaaaggaactgttctaagtgttcgggaaacgaaatgtcggagttccgtcccctgagcgtttctccgtccacctcccaatcagggaatcaaactCCATCAGGCAACGAGACCGTCGGCCCAAGCACACCCAGCAACTCAAACCCATCTTCCAGTCGGAAAGGGAAGAGAGTACCGTTCAAGAAACAagcacacaccacaaatcaaAATCAGTCCAGAGATTAA